In the genome of Phlebotomus papatasi isolate M1 chromosome 2, Ppap_2.1, whole genome shotgun sequence, one region contains:
- the LOC129801833 gene encoding ATP-dependent DNA helicase Q1-like: MENPKGNTATLDSIEKKIQDIDAQMFLLRKQKRELEIQKEKLKEKNFAEKSLALSNKNWTDDFPWSSDIQKHLKGIFGFDKFKECQLKAINAILSRNNVILVAPTSAGKSLCYQLPACATSGVTLVISPLIALMENQMWNMRKLGIKVEMLTQSTEKTDTQRILRQLADQSGDAAFKLLYVAPERLAKSKRFMSALQKCYFAKKLDRIAVDEVHCCSQWGHEFRPDYKFLGSLKTTFPDIPILGVTATATEKVITDVQKMLNIRDCLVLKSSFNRSNLYYQVMEKPSEKKAVVELISGLLKRRYAGKSGIIYTFSQKDTEELAAALIHQDCKVSPYHANLDAEVRSKVHENWLSGKIQAVVATVAFGMGIDKPDVRFVIHHSISRSIENYYQESGRAGRDGEYAECLVLYRFSDLFKITTTMFAENMGLVNAYAMLQFCISGSQCRREIMSEHFAEDWQDENCQKMCDRCLFRKRMNPPKINVARHLCDLLQIIEKADNMDMKLTGLKLIDAWYQKGPVYLRVAKLKPPSFDRSYAEHIIAHLILDEYLKEEFHYTAYSTNSYIKKGPKTYSKIATLEINRTRFIDLPDDYPRRDDQSDDDIILVSPRKRSPEKRHRNDRISSSPKKKLRTASNTPSSQESIEQMEVESDSGEDVEVVPKVEEIPSFFVDLDDSLFE, encoded by the exons ATGGAAAATCCAAAGGGAAATACTGCCACCCTTGATTCCATCGAGAAAAAGATTCAAGATATCGATGCACAAATGTTTCTTCTCAGAAAACAGAAAAGAGAGTTGGAGATTCAGAAGGAAAAGCTTAAGGAGAAGAACTTTGCTGAGAAATCTCTTGCTTTGTCAAACAAAAATTGGACAGATG ACTTTCCATGGTCATCTGATATTCAGAAACATTTAAAAGGAATTTTTGGCTTTGATAAATTCAAAGAGTGTCAATTGAAAGCAATTAATGCAATTCTTTCTCGGAACAATGTTATTCTTGTTGCTCCTACTTCAGCTGGTAAAAGTCTATGCTATCAGCTTCCGGCATGTGCCACTTCCGGGGTCACCCTCGTAATATCCCCTCTGATTGCCCTAATGGAAAATCAAATGTGGAACATGAGAAAATTGGGCATAAAAGTTGAGATGTTAACTCAGTCAACAGAAAAAACTGATACTCAGAGAATTTTGAGGCAGTTGGCTGATCAGAGCGGAGATGCAGCTTTTAAGCTTCTCTATGTGGCTCCAGAAAGATTGGCCAAAAGCAAGAGGTTTATGAGTGCGCTGCAAAAATGCTACTTTGCAAAGAAATTGGATAGAATAGCAGTTG ATGAGGTTCATTGTTGCTCCCAGTGGGGTCATGAGTTCCGTCCAGACTATAAATTCCTCGGTTCCCTGAAGACCACCTTCCCAGATATTCCGATTCTCGGTGTTACTGCAACAGCAACTGAGAAAGTGATAACGGATGTGCAGAAAATGCTCAATATTCGCGATTGTCTCGTTTTGAAATCATCATTTAATCGCTCGAATCTTTACTACCAAGTGATGGAGAAGCCTTCTGAGAAGAAAGCTGTAGTTGAGCTCATTTCTGGCCTCTTGAAAAGACGATATGCAGGAAAATCAGGAATAATTTACACATTCTCACAAAAAGATACTGAAGAACTAGCGGCAGCTCTCATTCACCAGGATTGTaag GTGAGTCCTTATCATGCAAATCTTGATGCGGAAGTTCGCtcaaaagttcatgaaaattggTTGAGTGGAAAGATCCAGGCTGTTGTAGCAACTGTAGCTTTTG GAATGGGCATAGATAAGCCGGATGTGAGATTTGTCATACATCACAGTATAAGCAGAAGTATTGAGAATTATTATCAGGAAAGTGGTCGTGCTGGACGAGATGGGGAATATGCTGAATGTCTAGTGCTATATCGCTTTTCGGACCTCTTCAAGATTACTACGACGATGTTTGCAGAGAATATGGGATTAGTCAATGCTTATGCTATGCTTCAGTTCTGCATTAGTGGATCACAATGTCGACGCGAAATTATGTCAGAGCATTTTGCTGAAGACTGGCAAGATGAGAACTGCCAAAAGATGTGTGATCGATGTTTATTCAGAAAGCGAATGAATCCTCCAAAGATTAATGTTGCCAGGCATCTCTGTGACCTTCTGCAAATAATTGAGAAAGCAGACAATATGGATATGAAATTAACAGGTTTGAAATTGATTGACGCTTGGTATCAAAAGGGACCAGTGTATTTAAGAGTGGCCAAACTCAAGCCACCATCTTTCGATCGATCCTACGCTGAGCATATTATAGCTCACCTGATTCTCGATGAATATTTGAAGGAGGAATTTCATTACACAGCTTATAGTACAAACAGTTACATCAAAAAGGGACCGAAGACATACAGCAAGATTGCAACCCTGGAAATTAATCGAACTAGATTTATAGATCTTCCAGATGATTATCCACGCAGGGATGATCAATCAGACGATGACATAATTCTTGTCTCACCACGTAAGAGGTCGCCTGAGAAGAGACACAGAAATGATAGGATATCATCGAGCCCGAAAAAGAAGCTTAGGACGGCCAGTAATACACCTTCATCTCAAGAATCCATCGAACAAATGGAAGTTGAAAGTGATTCAGGAGAGGACGTGGAAGTTGTACCGAAAGTTGAAGAGATTCCAAGTTTCTTTGTAGATCTTGATGATTCTCTATTTGAATAA
- the LOC129801834 gene encoding transcription initiation factor TFIID subunit 5: MANNNKNDLLAVLQLLRKYNLKGTEDILRREAQLTDIPDTVPGDSDVSSVLAAYKSEGDPEIYETSFLALRNFVAESLDIYKHELAMILYPVLVHMYLELVYNNHEEQAKRLMEKFGPEQEYYYQEDLRRLAMVTKRDQMSGNDLTDTFKSNEFIIRISRDTLSLLKRHLQEKKQSVIMNIVNEHLYFDLYEGVARNKTQCDATAGALTGEAKRQDNKIKVYYGLLKEPDFQSLTAPPEEDDDLDPDAPDKPKKKKAKKDPLLSKKSKSDPNAPPADRMPLPELRDIDKLEKIKALREASKRVNLGPDSLPSVCFYTLLNSAHSVTCAEIAEDSSLLAVGFAESIVRVWSLTPGKLREMKPAEQLKDIDRDADDVLVRMMDDRTAETCRTFHGHSGPVYRCAFSLDRSMMLSCSEDATIRLWSLHTWTCVVVYKGHQFPVWDVRFSPHGHYFVTGSHDKTARLWATDSHQPLRIFIGHLADVDCVQFHPNSNYIATGSSDRTVRLWDCVSGNHVRLMTGHKAPIYALAFSMCGRFLASGAADHRVHIWDLAHGHLIAAFTTHTSTIHSLCFSRDGTILASGSLDCTLNLWDFTKLCEDISGENVNVSHNPDVRDGEQYLLRSFPTKSSPFLTLHFTRRNLLLAVGMYDSG, translated from the exons atggCCAATAATAACAAGAATGATTTGCTAGCTGTGCTACAGCTGCTGCGAAAATACAATTTGAAA GGCACGGAGGATATACTGCGTCGAGAAGCACAGTTAACAGATATTCCTGATACAGTTCCTGGGGACTCGGATGTAAGTAGCGTGTTAGCAGCTTATAAGAGTGAAGGCGATCCGGAGATCTATGAGACGTCATTCCTGGCGTTGAGAAACTTTGTGGCAGAGTCTTTAGACATCTATAAGCATGAATTGGCTATGATTCTCTATCCCGTATTGGTGCATATGTACTTAGAATTGGTGTACAATAACCATGAGGAACAGGCAAAAAGGCTGATGGAGAAATTTGGGCCTGAACAGGAGTACTACTATCAGGAGGATCTTAGGCGATTGGCAATGGTTACCAAAAGAGATCAAATGAGTGGAAATGATCTTACAGATACCTTCAAGTCTAATGAATTCATCATAAGAATTTCGAGGGACACACTGTCTCTGCTAAAGAGGCATTTGCAAGAGAAAAAACAGTCCGTTATAATGAATATTGTCAATGAGCATCTCTACTTTGATTTGTACGAAGGAGTGGCCAGGAATAAGACACAGTGTGATGCTACAGCCGGTGCTCTGACTGGAGAGGCAAAACGTCAGGATAACAAGATCAAGGTGTACTATGGGCTCCTCAAGGAACCTGATTTTCAGTCACTGACAGCTCCTCCTGAAGAGGATGATGACCTAGATCCCGATGCTCCGGATaagccaaaaaagaaaaaagctaaGAAAGATCCTCTGTTgtctaaaaaatcaaaatcagatCCAAATGCACCACCAGCTGATCGGATGCCTCTTCCGGAGCTTCGTGACAttgacaagttggaaaaaatcAAAGCACTGAGAGAGGCATCAAAACGCGTAAATCTTGGACCAGACAGTTTACCATCTGTTTGTTTCTACACTCTCCTCAATTCTGCCCATAGTGTGACCTGTGCTGAGATTGCCGAAGATTCAAGTCTCTTGGCAGTAGGATTTGCAGAATCCATCGTACGTGTGTGGTCATTGACTCCAGGAAAACTGAGAGAAATGAAGCCAGCAGAACAGCTAAAGGACATTGATAGAGATGCCGATGATGTTCTCGTGAGAATGATGGACGATAGAACGGCTGAAACCTGTCGTACATTCCACGGACACTCTGGGCCAGTTTACAG GTGTGCCTTTTCCTTAGATCGTTCTATGATGCTATCTTGTTCAGAAGATGCCACCATTCGGCTTTGGTCTCTGCATACCTGGACGTGTGTTGTGGTCTACAAAGGACATCAGTTTCCAGTGTGGGATGTGCGATTCTCACCACATGGCCATTACTTTGTCACAGGTTCACATGACAAGACAGCCCGTCTTTGGGCAACGGATTCCCATCAGCCATTGAGAATTTTTATCGGACATCTAGCTGATGTAGACTGTGTACAATTTCATCCTAATTCTAACTACATTGCCACCGGGTCCAGTGACCGAACTGTTAGATTGTGGGATTGTGTATCTGGGAATCATGTAAGGCTTATGACTGGTCATAAAGCACCAATTTATGCTCTTGCCTTCTCCATGTGCGGACGCTTTTTGGCGTCTGGAGCTGCTGATCATCGTGTTCACATATGGGATTTGGCCCATGGACATTTAATTGCTGCTTTCACCACGCATACTTCCACTATTCATAGCTTATGTTTCAGTCGAGATGGTACAATCTTAGCTTCAG GATCTCTGGATTGTACCCTGAATCTCTGGGACTTTACGAAGCTATGCGAGGACATCAGTGGGGAAAATGTTAATGTCTCTCACAATCCAGATGTTCGGGATGGCGAACAGTATCTTCTGAGATCTTTCCCGACAAAATCTTCTCCATTCTTAACACTTCACTTTACAAGAAGGAATCTTTTATTAGCTGTGGGAATGTACGATAGTGGCtaa
- the LOC129801855 gene encoding transcription factor BTF3 homolog 4-like: MNPEKLKKLQESVRIGGKGTPRRKKKIVHQTPGTDDKKLQSSLKKLAVNTIPGIEEVNMIKNDGSVIHFNNPKAQASLAANTFAITGHGENKQIVDMLPGILTQLGPEGLNHLKRLANDVVCNEKLLNEEDDVPELVENFEEVADKEAVAVESVTKKTEQVTVS; this comes from the exons ATGAATCCTGAGAAGCTCAAAAAGTTACAAGAGTCTGTAAGAATTGGGGGCAAGGGAACACCGAGGCGCAAGAAGAAGATTGTTCATCAGACGCCCGGAACAGATGACAAAAAATTGCAGTCATCGTTGAAAAAATTGGCCGTCAACACAATTCCCGGCATTGAGGAAGTCAATATGATTAAAAATGATGGCAGTGTAATCCATTTCAACAATCCAAAAGCTCAGGCTTCACTTGCAGCCAATACCTTTGCCATCACAGGACATGGAGAGAACAAGCag ATTGTTGACATGCTGCCAGGAATTCTAACTCAACTGGGTCCTGAAGGTCTCAATCATTTAAAGCGATTGGCAAATGATGTAGTCTGCAATGAGAAACTTCTTAACGAGGAGGACGATGTCCCGGAGCTGGTAGAGAACTTTGAAGAAGTGGCTGACAAGGAGGCTGTCGCCGTAGAGAGTGTCACAAAGAAAACGGAACAAGTGACTGTCTCATAG